A region of Gracilinanus agilis isolate LMUSP501 chromosome 3, AgileGrace, whole genome shotgun sequence DNA encodes the following proteins:
- the LOC123239840 gene encoding 60S ribosomal protein L21, which yields MTNTKGKRRGTRYMFSRPFRKHGVVPLATYMRIYKKGDIVDIKGMGTVQQGMPHKCYHGKTGRVYNVTQHAVGIVVNKQVKGKILAKRINVRIEHIKHSKSRDSFLKRVKENDQKKKEAKEKGTWVQLKRQPAPPREAHFVRTNGKEPELLEPIPYEFMA from the coding sequence ATGACAAAcacaaaaggaaagaggagggggacGCGCTACATGTTTTCTAGACCCTTTAGAAAACATGGTGTAGTTCCTTTGGCTACGTATATGCGAATATACAAGAAGGGTGATATTGTAGATATCAAGGGTATGGGCACAGTTCAGCAGGGAATGCCCCACAAATGTTACCATGGCAAGACTGGACGGGTCTATAATGTCACTCAGCATGCTGTAGGCATTGTTGTAAACAAACAGGTTAAGGGCAAGATTCTAGCCAAGAGGATTAATGTGCGTATTGAGCATATTAAGCATTCTAAGAGCAGAGATAGCTTCCTGAAGCGAGTGAAGgaaaatgatcagaaaaagaaggaagctaAAGAAAAAGGCACCTGGGTTCAACTGAAACGTCAGCCTGCTCCACCAAGAGAAGCACACTTTGTGAGAACCAATGGCAAGGAACCTGAGCTGTTGGAACCAATCCCCTATGAATTTATGGCAtaa